The Uruburuella testudinis genome window below encodes:
- a CDS encoding glycosyltransferase family 4 protein — translation MKIILTSSMSGLGGTENATFRLGRLLRQYDHDVVLASSDGPLIAEAKKLGIRWQPIDFYQGGTLGYIKGMMAYTKLLKAEKPDIVHCQMARIVPACAIAAKIASPKTKVFYHARGLDPETYPKIAKLFDKLGVYIIGNCKHEREKLIRYGFPANRISYTYNALHKPDYVPEKTEKDYLMLGTLSRLDKVRAVHLMLPIFKTLIDRGLPVRLSVAGIGEEMDNLKAQAADLGIADKVTFLGGVRDLTAYFKEVDILVNTPNCAGDHGAGVGNNILEAGLYDTPVVTYDMAGISEMVINGQTGYCIPLGNADEFADAVEALVHDKALRERLGKALHAHVAALCSDEEIYRTTMAAYHM, via the coding sequence ATGAAAATCATCCTCACCTCTTCCATGAGCGGCCTCGGCGGCACCGAAAACGCCACTTTCCGCTTGGGCAGACTATTACGCCAATATGATCACGATGTCGTGCTGGCTTCTTCAGACGGCCCGTTGATTGCAGAAGCCAAAAAATTGGGCATCCGCTGGCAGCCGATTGATTTTTACCAAGGCGGCACACTCGGATACATCAAAGGCATGATGGCCTATACCAAATTACTGAAAGCGGAAAAACCCGACATCGTGCATTGCCAGATGGCACGCATCGTACCCGCCTGCGCGATTGCTGCCAAAATCGCCTCGCCCAAAACCAAAGTGTTTTACCACGCGCGCGGTCTCGACCCGGAAACCTATCCGAAAATCGCCAAGCTGTTCGACAAACTGGGCGTATATATCATCGGCAACTGCAAACACGAACGGGAAAAACTGATTCGCTACGGCTTTCCCGCCAACCGCATCAGCTATACCTACAACGCCTTGCACAAACCTGATTACGTGCCTGAAAAAACCGAAAAAGATTATCTGATGCTGGGCACACTCTCACGCTTGGATAAAGTACGCGCCGTGCACCTGATGCTGCCCATTTTCAAAACCCTAATCGACCGCGGCCTGCCCGTGCGCCTGTCTGTCGCCGGTATCGGTGAAGAAATGGACAACCTGAAAGCTCAAGCCGCCGATTTGGGCATTGCCGACAAAGTCACTTTTTTGGGCGGCGTGCGGGATTTGACTGCTTATTTCAAAGAGGTGGATATTTTGGTAAACACGCCCAATTGTGCCGGCGACCACGGTGCAGGCGTCGGCAATAATATTCTTGAGGCCGGCCTCTACGACACCCCTGTCGTTACCTACGATATGGCGGGTATTTCCGAAATGGTGATTAACGGCCAAACCGGCTATTGCATTCCGTTGGGCAATGCCGATGAATTTGCCGATGCGGTAGAAGCGCTGGTGCACGACAAAGCCTTGCGCGAACGTTTGGGCAAAGCGCTGCATGCACATGTGGCCGCGTTGTGCTCCGATGAAGAAATCTACCGCACCACCATGGCCGCCTACCATATGTAA
- a CDS encoding O-antigen ligase family protein, protein MKIKSSTLYLFLTYSMLVCYMLGPTLSYRVGIPRIDNPMTLLFIILSCIAFLLERKDFPKKILNALIPLTIMSGWSLLHILISPMSATLFADLMLFAILPGYFYMLYLVISRHPDQLRFIRTFLLCFSFFITAPAIIELTTGFQFVFGDEAFSLEAGTLKGLFFNPNNLATTTLCITPAVLIFFNLIGRDKKSMLTGWALFILLGVVIFASASRTAIMVYIMLWLLFLVYRQNGLTTLFTLGAAALVLNMIPSTAIQNFLLSLNGNEFLERFSSRLYLFLYDLGSDNSVSYRQEIYNHFWNNPPFLYAGYGPRNFRDYFSGHLSDSLGFTNPHSFLIELYLAFGIVAFLGFLVYVSVYLITCAGAKHYSSKIRFIAVFSMLLFLVAGFIPSTIMRLPFIWLPNFLIFIYIVCNKPQSHHTGATP, encoded by the coding sequence GTGAAAATCAAAAGCTCAACCCTTTATCTGTTTCTAACCTACAGCATGCTGGTTTGCTACATGCTCGGCCCGACCCTGTCTTACAGAGTCGGCATCCCGCGCATTGATAACCCGATGACATTACTGTTTATTATATTGTCATGCATTGCTTTTCTGTTGGAGCGGAAAGACTTCCCTAAAAAAATTCTGAATGCACTGATTCCGCTGACCATCATGAGCGGCTGGAGTTTGCTGCATATTTTGATTTCACCGATGAGCGCAACCCTGTTTGCCGATCTGATGCTGTTTGCCATTTTGCCCGGCTATTTTTACATGCTCTATCTGGTCATCAGCCGGCATCCCGATCAATTAAGGTTTATTCGCACTTTTCTTTTGTGTTTCAGCTTTTTTATCACGGCTCCCGCAATTATCGAATTAACCACCGGCTTTCAATTTGTTTTTGGCGATGAAGCATTTTCTTTGGAAGCCGGCACTTTGAAAGGCCTTTTCTTCAACCCGAACAACCTGGCCACCACCACCCTGTGCATCACACCCGCCGTTTTGATTTTTTTCAACCTGATCGGGCGCGACAAAAAAAGCATGCTGACAGGTTGGGCATTGTTTATCTTATTGGGCGTTGTGATCTTTGCCAGCGCATCCCGCACCGCCATCATGGTTTACATCATGTTGTGGCTGCTGTTTTTGGTTTACCGCCAAAACGGGCTGACCACGCTTTTTACGCTGGGCGCCGCCGCGCTGGTGTTGAATATGATTCCATCTACCGCCATTCAGAATTTTTTATTATCGCTTAACGGCAATGAATTTCTGGAACGTTTTTCCTCACGGCTGTATCTGTTTTTATATGATTTAGGCAGCGACAACTCCGTTTCTTACCGCCAGGAAATCTACAATCATTTTTGGAACAACCCGCCTTTTCTGTATGCAGGATACGGGCCGCGGAATTTCCGTGATTATTTCAGCGGCCATTTGAGCGATAGTCTGGGTTTTACCAACCCGCACAGCTTTCTCATCGAACTTTATCTCGCTTTCGGCATTGTCGCCTTTTTGGGCTTTCTGGTTTACGTCAGCGTTTACCTCATCACGTGTGCGGGCGCCAAGCATTATTCTTCCAAAATCCGGTTTATCGCCGTATTCAGCATGCTGCTGTTTCTGGTTGCCGGCTTTATACCGTCAACCATTATGCGGCTGCCGTTTATCTGGCTGCCCAACTTTTTAATTTTTATCTATATCGTATGCAACAAACCTCAAAGCCACCATACTGGAGCCACCCCATGA
- a CDS encoding glycosyltransferase translates to MHVLILPSWYPETPDDVDGIFFRQQAQALQRSGLKVGVVAPLFRSMRGKPETILSANYGFDDYVEQDVPTYVYHSMYFFPRTRLDQRRWVNAGKKLFKRYVAKHGRPDVLHAHSMNHGGILAHAIHQQTGIPYVITEHSSTYARKLIHDWQRPGMQAAAEACASRLAVSHEFCTLLKREYQGLEWQYLPNILSAPFEAPVNLAAKPANDVFTFCSVAHLQPKKGFDILLPAFAEALKARPQMQLKIGGTGPEAAKLQQLAENLNLGAPVTFLGGLKNDEVLALMYASDAFVLASRVETFGVVFIEALSQGLPVIATRCGGPESIVTPDNGILIPTENPQALAEALVRLYDTRSRYAAADLRQACLNEFGERSIVDQLTRQYRAAAARHSV, encoded by the coding sequence ATGCACGTACTTATTCTGCCCTCTTGGTATCCGGAAACACCTGATGATGTAGACGGTATTTTTTTCCGCCAGCAGGCTCAGGCGCTGCAACGCTCTGGCTTGAAAGTCGGCGTTGTCGCGCCACTGTTCCGCTCCATGCGCGGCAAGCCGGAAACCATTCTGTCTGCCAATTATGGTTTTGATGATTATGTCGAACAAGATGTGCCGACTTATGTTTATCACAGCATGTATTTCTTCCCCCGTACACGCCTCGATCAACGCCGTTGGGTCAATGCCGGTAAGAAACTGTTCAAACGCTATGTTGCCAAACACGGCCGGCCGGATGTTTTACATGCCCACAGCATGAATCACGGCGGTATTCTGGCGCATGCCATTCATCAGCAAACCGGCATTCCCTACGTGATTACCGAACACAGCTCGACTTATGCCCGCAAATTGATACACGACTGGCAACGCCCCGGTATGCAGGCGGCCGCGGAAGCATGTGCCTCGCGCCTTGCCGTGAGCCATGAATTTTGCACCTTGCTCAAGCGGGAATATCAAGGGCTGGAATGGCAATACCTGCCCAACATTTTATCCGCGCCTTTTGAAGCACCGGTCAATCTCGCGGCCAAACCCGCCAACGATGTCTTTACTTTCTGCTCGGTTGCGCATTTGCAACCTAAAAAAGGCTTCGATATCTTACTGCCCGCTTTTGCCGAAGCCTTAAAAGCCCGCCCGCAGATGCAGCTCAAAATCGGCGGCACCGGCCCTGAAGCAGCCAAACTGCAACAATTGGCTGAAAATTTGAATTTGGGCGCCCCAGTCACATTTTTAGGCGGATTGAAAAATGACGAAGTGTTGGCATTAATGTATGCAAGCGATGCTTTTGTATTGGCAAGCCGCGTGGAAACGTTCGGCGTGGTGTTTATTGAAGCACTTTCCCAAGGCTTGCCGGTTATCGCCACCCGTTGCGGCGGCCCGGAAAGCATCGTTACCCCCGATAACGGCATACTCATTCCTACCGAAAACCCGCAGGCGCTGGCTGAAGCCTTGGTTCGGCTATACGACACACGCAGCCGCTATGCCGCCGCCGATTTAAGGCAGGCATGCCTGAATGAATTTGGCGAGCGCAGTATTGTGGATCAACTGACCCGGCAATATCGTGCAGCTGCCGCCCGCCACTCTGTTTAA
- a CDS encoding lipopolysaccharide biosynthesis protein yields the protein MNANKLLGYALGPLGSAAAGAISLPLISWYFSPEDIGRIVLLQTVSAMILLVMSLGLDQAYIREYHASDNKPALFKTITALPLLLLAAVCLVLLFKLELPAQWVLELPDASLGLLCLIFFFTTLLARYLSVILRMQERAYAFSLSQLIPKILILALILAYVLFSLPKTTFNLILAYALAQLLTVAVLVLQTRHELSKAVRAPFSLPLMQETLRYGLPLALGGLAYWGLSAVDRFLLKQLAGLSELGIYSMAVSFGAVALIFQSIFSTIWAPMVFKWVKEGIHLNKITHIVEAMLALCTAILCLVGLFSPLIPILLPQEYAPVQFILLSSILFPLFYTLTEVTGIGINVSKRTWLITVFALSALLCNFGLLHLLVPHLGARGAAMATAISFWLFCVMKTEASSRLWQPLPKTKIYGTTFFCLLSGLAYTYLGNSRNYFIFAVIWLAVIIWLCMQHKQHLAHAAAAIQGRLKNR from the coding sequence ATGAATGCTAACAAATTATTGGGTTATGCACTCGGTCCGCTGGGCAGCGCGGCGGCCGGTGCCATTTCTTTACCCTTGATTTCTTGGTATTTCAGCCCGGAAGATATCGGCCGGATTGTCTTGCTGCAAACGGTATCGGCGATGATTTTATTGGTGATGAGTTTAGGGCTGGATCAGGCCTATATCCGTGAATACCATGCCTCAGACAACAAACCCGCTTTATTTAAAACCATCACGGCCTTGCCGCTGCTGCTGTTAGCCGCTGTCTGCCTGGTGCTGCTGTTCAAGCTGGAACTGCCGGCGCAGTGGGTGCTTGAGCTGCCCGATGCATCACTCGGCCTGTTGTGCCTGATTTTTTTCTTCACAACCTTACTGGCACGTTATTTATCGGTTATTTTGCGGATGCAGGAAAGAGCCTACGCGTTTTCACTCAGCCAACTGATTCCCAAAATTCTGATTTTGGCTTTGATTTTGGCATATGTGTTATTCAGCCTGCCAAAAACCACTTTCAACCTGATTTTGGCGTATGCGCTGGCACAACTGCTGACGGTGGCCGTTTTGGTGCTGCAAACCCGCCATGAGCTGTCTAAAGCCGTCCGTGCGCCGTTCAGCTTGCCGCTTATGCAAGAAACTTTGCGCTACGGTTTGCCGCTCGCATTAGGCGGCCTCGCTTACTGGGGGCTGTCTGCTGTTGACCGCTTTCTGTTAAAACAACTCGCCGGCCTGAGTGAGCTCGGCATTTATTCGATGGCCGTCAGCTTTGGCGCCGTAGCTTTGATTTTCCAAAGCATTTTCTCCACCATTTGGGCTCCTATGGTGTTCAAATGGGTTAAAGAAGGCATTCATCTCAACAAAATAACCCATATCGTTGAAGCCATGCTGGCTTTGTGCACCGCCATTCTATGTTTGGTCGGGCTTTTTTCACCGCTTATCCCCATACTGCTGCCGCAAGAATATGCGCCGGTGCAATTTATTCTGCTTTCCAGTATTTTGTTTCCACTGTTCTACACGCTGACCGAAGTGACCGGTATCGGCATCAATGTCAGCAAGCGCACCTGGTTGATTACCGTTTTCGCACTATCGGCCTTGTTGTGCAATTTCGGCCTGCTGCATCTGTTGGTGCCTCATCTGGGGGCGCGGGGCGCGGCAATGGCAACCGCAATCTCATTCTGGCTCTTTTGTGTGATGAAAACTGAAGCTTCCAGCCGCCTGTGGCAGCCGCTTCCCAAAACCAAAATATACGGCACCACCTTTTTTTGTTTACTGTCCGGCCTTGCCTACACTTATTTGGGCAACAGCCGCAATTACTTTATTTTTGCAGTCATCTGGCTGGCCGTCATTATCTGGCTATGCATGCAGCATAAACAACATCTGGCCCATGCGGCCGCTGCCATTCAAGGCCGTCTGAAAAACAGATAA
- a CDS encoding nucleotide sugar dehydrogenase, which translates to MKETTIQKFADKTAKIGIVGLGYVGLPLMLRYVDVGYPVLGFDIDEGKVSKLNRGESYIEHIPTEKIAAARNSLFEATTDFSRIAEVEAVILCVPTPLNKYREPDMSYVINTTDAVKPYLRAGQVLSLESTTYPGTTEEELLPRCEEGGLKVGQDIFLVYSPEREDPGNPNFETRTIPKVIGGHTPACLEVGVALYQPAIDKVVPVSSTKAAELTKLLENIHRAVNIGLVNEMKIVADKMDIDIHEVIDAAATKPFGFVAYYPGPGLGGHCIPIDPFYLTWKAREYGVNTRFIELAGEVNSHMPDYVIGKISLALNEHKRAIKNSKILILGIAYKKNVDDMRESPSVEVMDRLHALGADIAYSDPHVPVFPKIEGHHYFDLSSEPLTAENIAKFDCVVITTDHDKFDYDLLKQHAKLIIDTRGRFQGKDAKIIKA; encoded by the coding sequence ATGAAAGAGACAACGATTCAGAAATTTGCCGACAAAACCGCCAAAATCGGTATTGTCGGCTTGGGCTATGTAGGTTTACCGCTGATGCTGCGTTATGTAGACGTAGGCTATCCGGTGTTGGGCTTTGATATCGACGAGGGCAAAGTCAGCAAACTGAATCGGGGGGAAAGCTATATCGAGCATATTCCGACCGAAAAAATCGCTGCCGCCCGCAACAGCCTGTTTGAAGCCACCACCGATTTTTCACGCATCGCCGAAGTGGAAGCCGTGATTTTGTGCGTGCCCACCCCGCTCAACAAATACCGTGAGCCGGACATGAGCTATGTGATCAACACCACCGATGCCGTCAAACCGTATCTGCGCGCCGGCCAGGTGTTGTCGCTGGAATCCACCACCTACCCCGGCACCACCGAAGAGGAGCTGCTGCCCCGCTGCGAAGAAGGCGGCCTCAAAGTCGGCCAAGACATCTTCTTGGTTTACTCCCCGGAGCGTGAAGACCCGGGCAACCCCAATTTCGAAACCCGCACCATTCCCAAAGTGATTGGCGGCCATACCCCGGCCTGCCTGGAAGTGGGCGTGGCACTTTACCAACCGGCCATCGACAAAGTGGTGCCGGTCAGCTCCACCAAAGCAGCCGAGCTGACCAAACTGTTGGAAAACATTCACCGTGCCGTAAACATCGGCTTGGTCAATGAAATGAAAATTGTGGCCGATAAAATGGATATCGACATCCATGAAGTGATTGATGCCGCCGCCACCAAGCCTTTCGGCTTTGTGGCCTATTATCCCGGCCCCGGCTTGGGCGGCCACTGCATCCCGATTGATCCGTTTTATTTGACTTGGAAAGCACGTGAATACGGTGTCAACACCCGCTTTATCGAATTGGCCGGCGAAGTTAATTCACACATGCCCGACTATGTAATCGGCAAAATCAGCCTGGCTTTGAACGAGCACAAACGCGCCATCAAAAACAGCAAAATCCTGATTTTGGGCATCGCCTACAAGAAAAATGTCGACGACATGCGCGAAAGCCCTTCTGTTGAAGTGATGGATCGGCTGCATGCCTTAGGCGCCGACATTGCCTATTCAGACCCGCACGTACCGGTATTCCCGAAAATCGAAGGCCACCACTATTTCGATTTATCTAGCGAGCCGCTGACTGCCGAAAATATTGCCAAATTCGATTGCGTTGTCATCACCACCGATCACGACAAATTCGACTATGATTTGCTGAAACAGCATGCCAAGCTGATTATCGATACCCGCGGCCGCTTCCAGGGTAAAGATGCCAAAATCATCAAGGCTTGA
- the ribD gene encoding bifunctional diaminohydroxyphosphoribosylaminopyrimidine deaminase/5-amino-6-(5-phosphoribosylamino)uracil reductase RibD: protein MFDATDIQMMQNALALAWQGRFSTSPNPRVGCVIARGSQVVGQGFHIQAGGPHAEVHALRQAGALARSATAYVTLEPCSHYGRTPPCAKGLIEAGVTRVVAAMTDPNPLVAGKGLTMLEAAGIEVQSGLLENEARMLNRGFLSRIERGRPFVRLKCAASLDGKTALSDGRSQWITGAEARADVQILRAESCAVITGIGTVLADNPQLNVRAFPTLRQPARIILDSRLQTPLHSHLVQDDSAPTLIATLETDEGRLNAYRRYPHISILRPSENHGRIDLNDLLRQLAERGYGEVLVEAGARLAGAFLEAALADEIVLYQAPKILGNQARGLFALPENPAALNETSAWQTVAVSVLGNDTKWLMQPARDIRSENDINA, encoded by the coding sequence ATGTTTGACGCTACCGATATTCAAATGATGCAAAACGCCCTCGCCCTTGCCTGGCAAGGGCGTTTTTCGACATCGCCCAATCCGCGCGTGGGTTGCGTAATCGCCCGCGGCAGCCAAGTCGTGGGGCAGGGTTTCCACATTCAGGCAGGCGGCCCGCACGCCGAAGTGCACGCGCTGCGCCAAGCCGGTGCGTTGGCGCGCAGCGCAACCGCTTATGTCACGCTGGAGCCGTGCAGCCACTACGGCCGCACCCCGCCTTGTGCCAAAGGGTTGATTGAAGCCGGTGTTACCCGCGTGGTGGCCGCAATGACCGACCCCAACCCGCTGGTGGCAGGCAAAGGCTTGACCATGCTCGAAGCCGCCGGCATCGAGGTGCAAAGCGGCCTGCTTGAAAACGAAGCGCGCATGCTCAACCGCGGATTTTTGTCGCGCATCGAACGCGGCCGCCCGTTTGTCCGCCTCAAATGCGCCGCCAGCCTCGACGGCAAAACCGCGCTTTCAGACGGCCGCAGCCAATGGATTACCGGCGCCGAAGCCCGTGCCGATGTGCAGATACTGCGCGCCGAAAGCTGTGCCGTTATTACCGGCATCGGCACCGTGCTGGCCGACAACCCGCAGTTGAACGTGCGCGCCTTCCCCACTCTGCGCCAGCCCGCCCGCATCATTCTCGACAGCCGCCTGCAAACGCCGCTGCACAGTCATTTGGTGCAAGACGACAGCGCCCCGACTCTGATTGCCACGTTGGAAACCGACGAAGGCCGTCTGAACGCCTACCGCCGATATCCGCATATCAGTATCTTGAGGCCGTCTGAAAACCACGGCCGCATTGATTTGAATGATTTACTGCGGCAACTGGCCGAGCGCGGATACGGCGAAGTGCTGGTTGAAGCCGGCGCCAGGCTGGCCGGCGCATTTCTGGAAGCCGCTCTGGCAGATGAAATCGTGTTGTATCAGGCGCCGAAAATACTCGGCAACCAAGCCCGCGGGCTGTTTGCACTGCCGGAAAACCCTGCCGCATTAAATGAAACAAGTGCCTGGCAAACGGTTGCCGTGTCTGTTTTGGGCAATGATACCAAGTGGCTGATGCAGCCCGCTCGCGATATACGGTCTGAAAACGACATAAATGCATAA
- a CDS encoding cytochrome C, with product MKYYSAFALTAAALLSLSACGQQAETSVPADSSAAAASAPAGDALQTLTSSDGNIRILVQGGRFEEADKNTAALPANVNADELTLLQNDSSRDITLYAVNLGAAKTDAKTYFANLKSALDAAEGLQDAQSGAATTTRMNYRFTQTDADGNTLRENCIAIHETNIYNVCANSSTASQEALSAVLKDVNLVK from the coding sequence ATGAAATACTACTCTGCATTTGCCCTCACCGCTGCCGCCCTTTTGAGTTTGAGCGCCTGCGGCCAACAAGCCGAAACTTCAGTGCCTGCCGACAGCAGCGCAGCCGCCGCATCCGCCCCCGCCGGCGATGCCTTGCAAACCCTGACCAGCAGCGACGGCAACATCCGTATTCTGGTTCAAGGCGGCCGGTTTGAAGAAGCCGACAAAAACACAGCCGCCCTGCCCGCCAACGTTAACGCCGACGAGCTGACCCTGCTGCAAAACGATAGCAGCCGCGACATCACTCTTTATGCCGTTAATCTGGGCGCCGCCAAAACCGATGCCAAAACCTATTTTGCCAACCTGAAAAGCGCGCTGGATGCTGCCGAAGGCCTGCAAGATGCACAATCGGGCGCCGCCACCACCACCCGCATGAATTACCGTTTTACCCAAACCGATGCCGACGGCAACACCCTGCGTGAAAACTGTATCGCCATTCATGAAACCAACATCTATAATGTATGCGCCAACAGCAGCACCGCCTCGCAAGAAGCACTCTCTGCCGTATTGAAAGATGTGAACCTGGTTAAATAA
- the nrdR gene encoding transcriptional regulator NrdR, protein MKCPFCQNANTQVTDSRLLEETNSIRRRRRCPACDQRFSTFETVEMRMPQIIKSTGERVLFNPLKLRTSLERALHKRPIDAEAIDDTVALIEQRLYRLGHKEVPSRLVGEMAMEALAEIDQVAYVRFASVYKSFNDVSEFTQAIATLPKEAE, encoded by the coding sequence ATGAAATGCCCTTTCTGCCAAAACGCCAATACCCAGGTCACCGATTCGCGGCTCTTGGAAGAAACCAACAGCATCCGCCGCCGCCGCCGCTGCCCGGCCTGCGACCAGCGCTTCAGCACCTTTGAAACCGTTGAAATGCGCATGCCGCAAATTATCAAAAGCACCGGCGAACGGGTGTTGTTCAACCCGCTGAAGCTGCGCACCAGCCTCGAACGCGCCCTGCACAAACGCCCCATCGATGCAGAAGCCATTGACGACACCGTGGCGCTGATCGAGCAGCGCCTCTACCGGCTCGGCCATAAAGAAGTGCCTTCCCGGCTGGTGGGCGAAATGGCGATGGAAGCCTTAGCCGAAATCGACCAAGTAGCCTATGTGCGCTTTGCCTCGGTGTATAAAAGCTTTAACGACGTATCGGAATTCACCCAAGCCATCGCCACCCTGCCCAAAGAAGCCGAATAA
- a CDS encoding class II glutamine amidotransferase — protein MCQLLGMNCNTPTDIVFSFEGFRLRGGLTDHHADGFGIGFFEGRGVRLFHDDKPSAHSPVADLVRAYQIKSENVIAHIRKATQGQTSLANTHPFMREMWGEYWLFAHNGHLKNFFPAQGEYYRAVGNTDSERAFCYILEQLRRRFREKPDNDTLFDTITALTAEIRSHGLFNFMMSNGDFLFAHASTLLYYIVRKAPFGEAKLLDDDVAIDFAAVTTPDDKVAVIATLPLTVNEQWAQLAVNELVMFEGGDIVRRNLPANPVYMSAEEGLSIARAAGVSV, from the coding sequence ATGTGCCAGCTTTTGGGCATGAACTGCAACACCCCCACCGACATTGTTTTCTCGTTTGAAGGTTTCCGCCTGCGCGGCGGCCTCACCGACCACCATGCCGACGGCTTCGGCATCGGTTTTTTTGAAGGCCGCGGCGTGCGCCTGTTTCACGACGACAAACCCAGCGCGCATTCGCCGGTGGCCGATTTAGTGCGCGCCTATCAGATCAAGTCGGAAAACGTGATTGCCCATATCCGCAAAGCCACGCAGGGGCAGACTTCGCTGGCCAACACCCATCCTTTTATGCGCGAAATGTGGGGCGAATACTGGCTGTTTGCCCACAACGGCCATCTGAAAAACTTTTTCCCCGCCCAAGGCGAATATTACCGCGCGGTGGGCAACACCGATTCGGAGCGGGCGTTTTGCTATATTTTGGAACAGCTGCGCCGGCGGTTTCGCGAAAAGCCCGACAACGACACGCTGTTTGACACCATCACCGCGCTTACCGCCGAAATCCGCAGCCACGGGCTGTTTAATTTTATGATGTCTAACGGTGATTTTCTGTTTGCCCACGCCAGCACGCTCTTATATTACATTGTCCGCAAAGCGCCTTTCGGCGAGGCCAAGCTGTTGGATGACGATGTGGCGATTGATTTTGCCGCCGTTACCACACCCGATGACAAAGTGGCGGTGATTGCCACGCTGCCGCTGACGGTTAACGAGCAATGGGCGCAATTGGCGGTGAATGAATTGGTAATGTTTGAAGGCGGCGATATCGTGCGGCGCAATCTTCCCGCAAACCCGGTATATATGAGCGCCGAAGAAGGGCTATCCATTGCCCGTGCGGCCGGCGTGTCGGTATAG
- the hslO gene encoding Hsp33 family molecular chaperone HslO, producing the protein MTTNTAAAISHADCRTRFIFDDMPVRGLHVRLQEVWQHIVGRKHYPAAIRKALGELLAAGSLLSSNLKIDGTLIVQVQGQGRLKMLVVEATSEHTCRATARWDEHAEIGDDENLRDLLGDNGVFVLTLQPQDGEPWQGVVPLEGGSIAELLMNYMKRSEQLDTHITLAASDEAVGGLLMQRLPEEEIDAEAWNHVATLAQTATAAELAGLDAQHVLYRLFHETPPRVFEPENIEFACTCSRGKVSDMLLMLGGQEIGEVVAEQGSVEIDCDFCNEKYVFDETDVNALFGSDVVNAVREEAQRLQ; encoded by the coding sequence ATGACCACAAATACCGCCGCCGCCATCAGCCATGCCGATTGCCGCACCCGTTTTATTTTCGACGATATGCCCGTGCGCGGCCTGCATGTGCGCCTGCAAGAAGTGTGGCAGCACATCGTCGGCCGCAAACACTATCCCGCCGCCATCCGCAAAGCCCTGGGCGAGTTGTTGGCGGCCGGCTCGCTGCTCTCCAGCAACCTGAAAATCGACGGCACGCTGATTGTGCAGGTGCAGGGGCAGGGCCGTCTGAAAATGCTGGTGGTGGAAGCCACATCCGAACACACCTGCCGCGCCACCGCCCGTTGGGACGAACACGCTGAAATCGGAGATGATGAAAACCTGCGCGACCTGCTCGGCGACAACGGCGTCTTCGTGCTGACGCTGCAACCGCAAGACGGCGAGCCGTGGCAGGGCGTGGTGCCGCTTGAAGGCGGCAGCATCGCCGAATTGCTGATGAACTATATGAAACGCTCCGAGCAGCTCGATACCCACATTACCCTGGCTGCTTCTGATGAGGCCGTCGGCGGTTTGCTGATGCAGCGCCTGCCTGAAGAAGAAATCGATGCCGAAGCTTGGAACCACGTGGCCACGCTGGCGCAAACCGCAACCGCCGCAGAATTGGCCGGGCTGGATGCGCAACATGTGCTTTACCGTTTGTTTCACGAAACCCCGCCGCGCGTGTTTGAGCCGGAAAACATCGAATTCGCCTGCACCTGCTCACGCGGTAAAGTGAGCGATATGCTGTTGATGTTGGGCGGTCAGGAAATCGGTGAAGTGGTGGCCGAGCAGGGCAGCGTGGAAATCGACTGCGATTTTTGCAATGAAAAATATGTGTTTGACGAAACCGATGTCAATGCGCTGTTTGGCAGCGATGTGGTAAATGCCGTGCGCGAAGAGGCGCAGCGTTTGCAATAA